In one Lolium rigidum isolate FL_2022 chromosome 3, APGP_CSIRO_Lrig_0.1, whole genome shotgun sequence genomic region, the following are encoded:
- the LOC124696763 gene encoding uncharacterized protein LOC124696763, producing the protein MSSPKRFSLPVLLVFLLALLFLAGATDTLHRKDHNSLSAASGAISRKLLRVVHGAKQTKKQPSDGEALPRGIVHGTSNLEMVSMVGDPEQKHGGGKSLVAIPVGIKNKAAVDKLVSKFPADRFTLMVFHYDGAGEEQWDDLEWSRRAVHVSARGQTKWWFAKRFLHPDIVAEYDYVFLWDEDVEVDAFDPVRYLDIVKSQGLEVSQPALDRRSEIHHGITARALLRPGVQGGGDVHRRFYKAASALGRGGCDDSSTGPPCAGWVEMMVPVFSRAAWRCSWGMVQNDLVHAWGLDYKLGYCAQGDRTLKVGVVDSEYVLHRGVPTLGGTEGKAAAFRSAVRRRSHAEMQIFDRRWKEAAANDVSWTDPYQ; encoded by the coding sequence ATGTCGTCGCCGAAACGTTTCTCGCTGCCGGTGCTGCTCGTATTCCTCCTCGCGTTATTGTTCCTCGCCGGCGCAACCGACACGCTTCATCGGAAGGACCATAATAGCCTGTCAGCAGCATCCGGCGCGATCTCGCGTAAACTGCTACGCGTAGTCCATGGAGCGAAACAAACCAAGAAGCAGCCATCGGACGGCGAAGCTTTGCCGAGGGGCATCGTGCACGGCACGTCCAACCTCGAGATGGTATCCATGGTCGGCGACCCTGAGCAGAAGCACGGCGGCGGGAAGAGCCTCGTAGCAATCCCAGTGGGCATCAAGAACAAGGCCGCCGTGGACAAGCTCGTCTCCAAGTTCCCGGCCGACAGATTCACGCTGATGGTCTTCCACTACGACGGCGCCGGGGAGGAGCAGTGGGATGACCTCGAGTGGTCGCGCCGCGCGGTGCACGTGTCGGCGCGCGGCCAGACCAAGTGGTGGTTCGCCAAGCGGTTCCTGCACCCCGACATTGTTGCCGAGTACGACTACGTCTTCCTGTGGGACGAGGACGTCGAGGTGGACGCCTTCGACCCTGTCCGGTACCTCGACATCGTCAAGAGCCAAGGGCTCGAGGTATCTCAGCCGGCACTCGACCGCCGGTCCGAGATCCACCATGGCATCACGGCGCGTGCACTGTTGAGGCCCGGCGTCCAAGGAGGAGGCGACGTGCACCGGAGGTTCTATAAGGCGGCTTCGGCCTTGGGAAGAGGAGGGTGCGACGACAGCAGCACAGGGCCGCCGTGTGCGGGgtgggtggagatgatggtgccgGTCTTCTCCCGGGCGGCATGGCGCTGTAGCTGGGGCATGGTCCAGAACGACCTCGTACACGCCTGGGGCCTCGACTACAAGCTCGGCTACTGCGCGCAGGGCGACAGGACGCTCAAGGTCGGCGTCGTGGACAGCGAGTACGTCCTCCACAGAGGAGTCCCTACGCTCGGTGGCACCGAGGGCAAGGCCGCGGCTTTCCGGTCCGCGGTGAGGAGGCGATCGCATGCTGAGATGCAGATTTTCGACAGGAGATGGAAGGAAGCTGCAGCCAACGACGTGTCATGGACAGACCCTTACCAGTAA